A stretch of Saccharothrix texasensis DNA encodes these proteins:
- a CDS encoding DegV family protein → MSSRRVAIVTDSTACLPPQLTEKLGVTVAQIQVRIGDWVEDEARVPVPKLVDALRGQLDVTTTPPDPGAFFWSYADAAASGAEAIVSLHVSTGLSRTVEAARQAAAQVQVPVHVVDTQTCGMSLGYAVVAAATAAAAGGDANHVLSAARHSVQRSTELIYVDTLEYLQRGGRIGRAAALLGSALSMKPLLTVADGRITPLDKVLGAERAIRKLIDIAAKRAGQDAVDIAVEHFDAADRAGTVLDQLRAKLPNVRRFLVTQVSSAIGAHVGPGAVGVTVSPV, encoded by the coding sequence ATGTCGTCCCGGCGAGTAGCGATTGTCACCGACTCCACCGCCTGCCTGCCGCCGCAGTTGACCGAGAAGCTCGGCGTGACCGTCGCGCAGATCCAGGTGCGCATCGGGGACTGGGTGGAGGACGAGGCGCGCGTGCCCGTGCCGAAGCTCGTGGACGCCCTGCGCGGGCAGCTCGACGTGACCACCACGCCACCGGACCCCGGCGCGTTCTTCTGGTCCTACGCCGACGCGGCGGCCTCCGGCGCCGAGGCGATCGTGTCGCTGCACGTGTCGACCGGCTTGTCGCGGACCGTGGAAGCCGCCCGGCAGGCGGCGGCGCAGGTGCAGGTGCCGGTGCACGTGGTGGACACGCAGACCTGCGGCATGAGCCTCGGGTACGCGGTGGTCGCCGCCGCCACCGCGGCCGCGGCCGGCGGTGACGCGAACCACGTGCTGTCCGCCGCGCGGCACAGCGTCCAGCGCAGCACCGAGCTGATCTACGTGGACACGCTGGAGTACTTGCAGCGCGGCGGGCGGATCGGCCGGGCCGCCGCCCTGCTCGGCTCGGCGCTGTCGATGAAGCCGCTGCTGACCGTGGCCGACGGGCGGATCACGCCGCTGGACAAGGTGCTCGGCGCGGAGCGGGCCATCCGCAAGCTGATCGACATCGCGGCCAAGCGCGCCGGCCAGGACGCGGTGGACATCGCGGTCGAGCACTTCGACGCGGCCGACCGCGCCGGGACCGTGCTGGACCAGCTGCGCGCGAAGCTGCCGAACGTGCGGCGGTTCCTGGTCACCCAGGTCAGCTCGGCGATCGGCGCGCACGTCGGACCAGGCGCGGTGGGCGTGACCGTTTCGCCGGTTTAG